From the genome of Syntrophorhabdaceae bacterium:
GTAGTCCGCCCGATAGTGGTCCGGCAGTTCGTCAAAGAATCTCGTGTCCGCAATAAGCCCGATGGTGCTCTCAAGATGAAATAAAAGTCCGTAGGTCTCCACGGGATGACGGTGTCGCACAGGGGTAGAGAATGTAACATCTTTGATCGAATACCGCCCTGCCTCGGTAAGCGCCACTATACGGTCAAGGTAACCCCTCACAAACCGGAACACCACAGGGTCCTCGTTAAGCGCATCCTGAGGCGTAAAGAGCGTGCCCTTCTTTTTGAACCCGCCCTCCGCCATGGACTCGATCAGAATATTCACGTCATTACTGTGGTCCATATGTTTATGGGTAAGGATGATGGCGTCAAGCTCGGCAGGATCAAAGCTTTCCTGTGCTGCCCGGATCCGGACAATAGCCCCGGGGCCGGGGTCTATATAAATATTCGTGCTCTTGTATTTGAGTCGCAGGCCTCCGGTTGCGCGCAGCTGTCTTGAGGCCACAAACCGGGCGCCCCCGGTGCCGAAGAACTGGACAAACCATTCCATTTTCGCCTCTCCTTATGGTAATCTCATTCTAATTGACCGTACGGGAGATGTCAATTTGGATTCCATAGAGTACACTTCCTTCGAATCGTCCTTAGGCGTCATCTCTGTTGTTTCTAAAAACAACAGGATAATCGCTCTCGATCTCAATTCAGTACACCCCTACCAGGTGGAGAAATACCTCCTGACCCGCTACCCTGACGCCGTCGAGTCTCCACGGTCCTTTAAGACCATAAGGCTCCTGCTCGACCGCTACCTCAGGGGAGAAAAGGTCGACTTCGATGTGGATGTGGATACGTCGGGGCTCAATCCCTTCACCTGCAGGGTACTCGCGGAACTCAGAAAAATCCCTTACGGAGAACTGGCGAGCTACCTTTCAATAGGAAAGAGATTGGGATATCCCATGGCGGCCCGGGCTGTGGGCCAGGCGGTCAAAAGAAACCCCATACCTATCATCATTCCCTGTCACAGGGTCATCCGTGACGACGGATCACTTGGCGGGTTCTCCCTGGGGAAACAGGTAAAGAAAAGGCTTCTTTCGCTTGAGGGTATCCTTGACCGTATCAAGTAGACCAGGCTTATTCTGACAGAAATCCCAGGCGATCATCTCAAAGATGCTGCCGGGGCTCGCTGTGTATCGTTTGGGCTCAGCAAACGTTTGTCCAGAGATACGTGCGTCCTCAGAATCGAAAAAATCGATCTTTCGTATGGCAAAGACTTTCTTTTTGCAGTCCACCTCGACTGATTCTATGAAGTAATGGAAAGCATCCGGATTGAGACCGTCACGGGCAAGTCCTCTCTTAATGCTTAAACCCACGGAGCTTGCCGGGGCAGGCACGAGTTTCAACTGGCCGCGTGCGGGGGTTACAGACCCCTTGGATGAAAACCCCAGGACCTCTTCTGAATACCACGTATCCTTCTCGGTGGTCAGGGCAACCTTCTTCCACCCCGTAGTGGCAGAAAGAGTAAGGGGCGCCGTCACGAGGAGAATACAGAAGAAGAAGAAAGCCACGTGTCTTCCAGCTTTGGGGACAGGGATCATCTTATAGGTAATTATCGCACTTTTTGGGCCAGGACTTTATCTTTTGCCCTATTGTTGAGGATATCGCCGTTCAAATATTTCTTGAGAAAGAGTCCCGTATAGCTTGAGGGAGACCCCATAACCGCCTCGGGTGTGCCTTTGGTCACGATCCTGCCTCCCCTTTCCCCGCCTTCGGGGCCAAGATCGATAATATAGTCGGCGCATTTGATAATGTCGAGATTGTGCTCGATTACAACAACCGTATTGCCCCGTTCGATGAGTTCAAAAAGCACGTGAAGGAGCTTTTCAATGTCGGCAAAATGAAGCCCCGTTGTGGGTTCGTCAAGGATATAGAGCGTGCTGCCCGTGTCCCTCTTGGAAAGCTCGCGGGAGAGCTTAATTCTCTGCGCCTCCCCTCCGGAAAGCGTGGTCGCGGCCTGTCCGAGCCTGATGTAGCCGAGACCCACTTCGTTTAACACCTTGAGCTTGCTCTTGATGTGCGGCAGCGCATCGAAAAACTCCATCGCCTGGGTCACGGTCAATTCGAGCACATCGGCGATGTTCTTTCCTTTGTATCGTATCTCTAAGGTATCGCGATTATACCGTTTGCCTTTGCACACATCACACTGAATGTACACATCGGGCAGGAACTGCATCTCAATCTTGACGAAGCCTTCCCCCGTACAGGTTTCGCATCTGCCGCCCTTCACGTTGAAGCTGAACCGTCCTTCTTTGTACCCTCTCATCCGTGATTCCGGGAGCTTGGCAAAAAGCTCTCTTATGTGCGTAAAAATGCCTGTGTATGTGGCCGGATTTGATCTCGGCGTCCTTCCGATAGGCGACTGGTCGATATCGATCACACGATCGATTGCTTCGTATCCGGTCATCCCCTCGGTCTCTCCAGCCCGTTCCTTGGACTTGTAGAGTTTCTGTTTGAGCAGGGGATAAAGTGTATCCACAATGAGGGTGCTTTTTCCCGAACCGGACACGCCGGTAACAGCGGTAAAGACCCCGAGGGGGATTTCCACGTCGATGCATTTTAAGTTGTTCGCACGGGCGCCTTTGATCTTGATAAAACCTTTGGGCTTCTTTCTTTTTTCAGGCGCTTTGATCTGGCGCCGTTTCGATATATACAAACCCGTAATCGAATCGGGATGCTCTTCAAGGGCCGCGGGCGTTCCCTGAAATACGAGCCTGCCTCCATTCTCTCCAGCGCCGGGGCCCAAATCCACCACATAGTCCGACTGGACGATGGCATCGTGATCATGTTCCACCACGATCACCGTGTTGTCGAGATCGCGAAGCCTTTTCAGGGTCCCGAGCAGGCGCTCGTTGTCCCGCTGATGCAGCCCGATGCTCGGTTCATCGAGCACGTAGAGCACACCCGTGAGTCCTGATCCTATCTGCGTGGCCAGGCGTATTCTCTGGGATTCGCCCGACGAGAGCGTGGCCGAATTGCGGCTTAAGCTCACGTAATCGAGGCCCACATCCAGGAGGAATTTGAGCCTTGAACCGATCTCCTTGAGAATGGCCCGGGCAATCTCCCGTTCTTTATCGGAGAGTTTGATCTTCTCGAAGAATTTGAGCGACTCCTCGATGGTGAGGGACGCTATCTCATGGATATTGAGCCCGTTCACCTTGACCCAGAGCATCTCTTTCTTGAGTCGGGCCCCGTTGCAAACCGGACAGGGAATGAGGTTGATGAACCGTTCGAGTTTTTCTTTTTCGTAAAAATCGGCCTTCTCCCATTCCTTCTCAAGCTCACCGATTGCGCCTTCAAAGGGCCTCTTTGCAAATTCTCTCCTTGCCCCGTGATCGATGAAAAAATCGATCTCTTCACCCTTTGAGCCGAAGAGGATGGCGTCCTGCACGTGCTTGGGCAGATCCTTGAAGGGTTTGCGTACGTTGATCTTGTAATGTTTGACCAGGGCTTCGAGAAAGGGCAAAAAGTGGACCGGGTTCTTGTCGGCCCAGGGGAGTATAGCCCCCTCTCTCAAAGACAGATCGGGATTCGGTACGATGAGTACAGGGTCGAAATATTCCTTGACGCCCAGGCCATAGCAGGCGGGACAGGCGCCGTACGGATTATTAAAGGAGAACATTCTCGGGGCAATCTCAGGGTAGCTGATCCCGCAATCAGGACAGGCGAACCGTTCGCTGAAGATGTACGTTTTCTCCTTGGTCTCGACGGTGATGAGACCGTTTGCCTTGGCGAGCGCAAGCTCGACAGCCTCGAAAAGCCGACGTTCAATACCTTCTCTTAACGTAATCCTGTCGATGACCACATCGATTTCATGCTTCTTGTTCTTGTCAAGTATGATCTCTTCGGAGAGGTCCACAAGCTTCTTGTTCAATCTGATCTTGGCGAAACCTTGTTTTCTCAGCTCGTCGATCTCTTTGCGGTATTCTCCTTTTCTCCCCCTCACGATGGGGGCATACACTGAGATCTGCGTTCCCGAAGGAAGGGACAGGATGGCGTCCACAATCTGCGGGGCATGCTGGCTGGTAATCTCTTTGCCGCAGTTGTAACAGTACACGTGGCCGATACGGGCGAAGAGAAGACGCAGATAGTCGTAAATCTCGGTCACGGTACCCACGGTGCTTCTCGGGTTCTTACTGATGCTCTTCTGTTCGATGCTGATGGCCGGCGAGAGCCCCTCGATGTAATCGACATCGGGCTTGTCCATGAGTTCGAGAAACTGGCGGGCATAGGACGAGAGCGATTCCACGTAGCGCCTCTGCCCCTCGGCGTAAATCGTGTCGAAAGCGAGGCTCGATTTCCCGGAGCCGCTCGGGCCCGTGATTACAACCATCTTATTCCGTGGGAGAGTAACGTCGATATTCTTGAGGTTATGTTCCCTGGCGCCTTTTACAAATATTCTGTCCATTAACCTTCATCTTCTACTGATTCCGCTTTTGAAGCCCCATATTTTAACAGAAAACGAGCCCCATTTCAAAAGGCCGCGCGTGACACCGCTCGGTCCGTTATTGCTTTAAGCTCTTGCCCATTTACCCCTTGATGCAGCCGAGCGGGATGATCTTAGCCACAAGCCTCGATATCCCGGCATCGTGGACCACGCGGACTACCCTGGAAACATCCTTATACGCCTCGGGCATCTCTTCGGCAAGTGTTGTCTTGCTCGCCGCTTTCACGTAAATCCCTTTATCTTCCATCTCTTTGTGAAGGGCTCGTCCTTTTGCCGCCCTTATGGCCTGGCCTCTGCTCATGACCCGTCCGGCGCCGTGACAGGTACTTCCGAAGGTCTCGTCCATGGCGGCCTCGGTGCCACAAAGCACATACGATGCCCTGCCCATGTCGCCTGGAATAAGCACCGGCTGCCCCACATGCCGGTATTCATCGGGCAGGCCCCTACTGCCCGAGCCGAAGGCCCGTGTAGCGCCCTTTCGGTGAACGCAGAGTGCCACGTCCTTTCCCTTCACACGGTGCTTCTCTAACTTCGCGATGTTGTGGCAGACGTCATAGACAAGCGAAAGGCCGAGGTGGGAGGCGCTTGTCCGCAGACTCTTCTCGAAGGTCTCGCGCACCCAGTGCGTAATCATCTGCCGGTTCGCGAAGGCGTAATTTGCCGCCGCAGCCATGGCCCCAAAATACCGTCGTCCCTCGTCAGAGGTGAAAGGCGCTGCGCAGAGCTGCCTGTCGGGAAGCGATATACCATACTTTTCCGAAGCCCTGATCATCTCCCTGATATAATCGTCGCATACCTGATATCCGAGCCCCCGAGACCCGCTGTGGATCATAATCGTAATCTGGTCTATAAAAAGCCCGAATGCCTGGGCGGTCTTCTCGTCATAGATCTCACTGATCCTGCCCACTTCCACGAAGTGGTTTCCGCTCCCCACGGTGCCTAACTGGTCTTTGCCCCGTTCGTAGGCCCTTTCCGAAACAGAATCGGGATCGGCATGGGAAAGCTCGCCGTTATCTTCCATGCGGCGCAAATCCCCGGCGTCCCCGTATCCTTTCTCCACGGCCCACCGTGCGCCCTTATGCAGGACCTTTCTTATCTCGTCCCGTGACAGTTTCAAATCTTTCCGGTGCGAACCCACCCCGCTCGGAATGTTGACAAAAAGGTTATCGATGATCTGAGAAAGCTCCTCTTTTATCTCTTTTGCGTTAAGCGATGAACGCATGAGCCGCACACCACAGTTGATATCGTAGCCCACACCCCCGGGCGAAATGACCCCTTCTTCGGCATCGAATGCCGCGACCCCGCCGATGGGGAAACCGTATCCCCAGTGCATATCGGGCATGGCCATGGAAGCGCCCACAATGCCCGGCAAACAAGCCACGTTTTCAACCTGCTTGATACTCTCATCGGTACCGAGTATCTTGAGAAGCTCATCGTCAAGAAAGATAAGTCCGTCGACCCGCATGGCCCCGTGCTTTTCCACGAGATAGCGATTGTTATCAAGTTTTTTCAAAGGCGTTTTCGTTCTCTCGGCCATGTCGTTCTTTCCCTCACAGATCCACAATGAAAGTCGCTTTGAATCGCCCCTTGTTTCTGCCAAGGAAGAACCTGTGGTACGTCACTGCTTTGACCGCGCCGATAGCCGTATGTCTCGTTTCGTCAAAACGCTCACCCTTGAGGATGGCAGTGAGTTCGCCTTTTTTTTTCTCGATGGCTATTTCTTTGGGGAGGAACTGCTCCGTGTCCCACAGATAAAGCAGATCGTTGAGGAAGATGACAAGAGGTTCGCCGTACCCCGCAATGGGGCGCCGCTTTTCTTCGATGGGACGCACCGGATTCATGTCCGCTATGAGTGAGAACAGGGCGTGAGCGCTCTCGCTAAAAACTTCTTCTTCCGTGCTGCCGTAAACCTCGAAACCCACGTCTGCTTCGTGATCAATGATCCTGTAGTTCTTCAACGAGTAGTTTCGCGCCTGGATCGCGTCTTCTATTTCTTTGCCTTGCCTTCCCGTATGATCTGTTTGAGTTTCACGGTTATTTCCACGGCCTTCTCAAGCGGGCGCTGCCATATGTTGCGGCCGAAGATAAAGCCTGATCCGCCTGCATTTATACAGAGACGCGCCTTCGCGAGCAGGTCCTCATCGGAAACCATCTCTCCGCCGGCAAAGATGACCGGCGCGCCGCAGGCCGCCCTCACGACCCGTTTCAAGGCCTCTTCAAGCTCCACGTTGAAGCTCTGATAGGGCTCAGGCACCTTCGGGTCTTTTTTCATGCTCGGCACATTCACTTTTACCATGTCGGCGCCAAGCTCCACGGCCGTGCGTGCTGCATATTCGATAGCATAGAGGCTGTTCTTGCCCCCTTTTGCCTCAATTTCACGGCCCCGGGGATATGACCAGACTATGATCGGCAATCCTGCCTGGTGCGCTTCTTCCCTGATTGCGGCGAACTGCTCGAAATCCTCATCCTGGCGTGACGAGCCTATATACAGCGTGTAACCGATAGCTATGGCCGAAAGACGAAGGGCGTCATCGACCGAGGCCGTTACAGGAGAGAGAGGGTCGGCGTCGCTCGGGATCTCGGTTTTGCCGTTCACTTTGAGAACCAGAGGCACTTCATTGTACATACGGTCGAAGTACCGGCGGGCGTTTCCCACATGGAAGACAACCGCGTTGTATCTCGCCTTTTTTGCAATCTCTATGATATGCAGAGGATTTTCGGCAAATGGCGCATGAAAGAAATCCCGCGGTCCATGCTCCAATCCCTGATCATAGGGAAGGATAATCGTTTTTCCAAATGTCTGAAGAAGTCCTTGCAGCCTCACGTCTTTCGGGTCCATAATACCCTCCTTGGAGTCGAGTCTTTTTTATTATAGCACAAAAGATGTTATCGGCAATGGCAGCCAAAACTGTATACCTCACGCTAAAAAAAGCGGCTGAAATCCCGTTTTAGGAGTCTTTTACGGGGCGCCCGCTTACGTCAGCTTCTTGTACACCTCCTCGAGCACGCTCTTTACCGGTAACGCGTAAGCCGATCCGTCCGCAGTAATACGGTTAAGCACCTTCACGAGCGGATACGCCGGTTCCACGTCACGGGCGCCTACACCCACAGGCGTGAACTCCGATCCCTGTGCCCGCCACAGTTTGGCGTTGATCTTGTCTATTCGGATCCGCGCCTCATGATAGCTCGGCTCCGCGAAGACGTCCCTCATCTGTGTAATGCCCTCGGGGCCGTAACCGAGCACTAACCCCACATGGAGACCTCTGCTCCGTATCGTGCCCACTGCCTCCGGAAGCGGCTTTGGGACGAGCATCATGTAATGCGAACCCCGTTCATCTCCCTGGGTCATGAAATATCCGGACTTCAGCAGCTCGAAAATGGGCAGAACAAGTTCTTCGACCCCCAGGAGCACCGGATCGTCCTTGCCGACATACTGACCGCCCGTGATGATTGCAAGCCTCTCTGTGGAGGCTGAGAGCAGCATACTCCCAAGCGCCTGCTCCACTTCCTCTTTGCCTGTGACACTGCGGTTCATTGAC
Proteins encoded in this window:
- a CDS encoding MBL fold metallo-hydrolase; this encodes MEWFVQFFGTGGARFVASRQLRATGGLRLKYKSTNIYIDPGPGAIVRIRAAQESFDPAELDAIILTHKHMDHSNDVNILIESMAEGGFKKKGTLFTPQDALNEDPVVFRFVRGYLDRIVALTEAGRYSIKDVTFSTPVRHRHPVETYGLLFHLESTIGLIADTRFFDELPDHYRADY
- a CDS encoding methylated-DNA--[protein]-cysteine S-methyltransferase translates to MDSIEYTSFESSLGVISVVSKNNRIIALDLNSVHPYQVEKYLLTRYPDAVESPRSFKTIRLLLDRYLRGEKVDFDVDVDTSGLNPFTCRVLAELRKIPYGELASYLSIGKRLGYPMAARAVGQAVKRNPIPIIIPCHRVIRDDGSLGGFSLGKQVKKRLLSLEGILDRIK
- the uvrA gene encoding excinuclease ABC subunit UvrA, giving the protein MDRIFVKGAREHNLKNIDVTLPRNKMVVITGPSGSGKSSLAFDTIYAEGQRRYVESLSSYARQFLELMDKPDVDYIEGLSPAISIEQKSISKNPRSTVGTVTEIYDYLRLLFARIGHVYCYNCGKEITSQHAPQIVDAILSLPSGTQISVYAPIVRGRKGEYRKEIDELRKQGFAKIRLNKKLVDLSEEIILDKNKKHEIDVVIDRITLREGIERRLFEAVELALAKANGLITVETKEKTYIFSERFACPDCGISYPEIAPRMFSFNNPYGACPACYGLGVKEYFDPVLIVPNPDLSLREGAILPWADKNPVHFLPFLEALVKHYKINVRKPFKDLPKHVQDAILFGSKGEEIDFFIDHGARREFAKRPFEGAIGELEKEWEKADFYEKEKLERFINLIPCPVCNGARLKKEMLWVKVNGLNIHEIASLTIEESLKFFEKIKLSDKEREIARAILKEIGSRLKFLLDVGLDYVSLSRNSATLSSGESQRIRLATQIGSGLTGVLYVLDEPSIGLHQRDNERLLGTLKRLRDLDNTVIVVEHDHDAIVQSDYVVDLGPGAGENGGRLVFQGTPAALEEHPDSITGLYISKRRQIKAPEKRKKPKGFIKIKGARANNLKCIDVEIPLGVFTAVTGVSGSGKSTLIVDTLYPLLKQKLYKSKERAGETEGMTGYEAIDRVIDIDQSPIGRTPRSNPATYTGIFTHIRELFAKLPESRMRGYKEGRFSFNVKGGRCETCTGEGFVKIEMQFLPDVYIQCDVCKGKRYNRDTLEIRYKGKNIADVLELTVTQAMEFFDALPHIKSKLKVLNEVGLGYIRLGQAATTLSGGEAQRIKLSRELSKRDTGSTLYILDEPTTGLHFADIEKLLHVLFELIERGNTVVVIEHNLDIIKCADYIIDLGPEGGERGGRIVTKGTPEAVMGSPSSYTGLFLKKYLNGDILNNRAKDKVLAQKVR
- a CDS encoding RtcB family protein, which translates into the protein MAERTKTPLKKLDNNRYLVEKHGAMRVDGLIFLDDELLKILGTDESIKQVENVACLPGIVGASMAMPDMHWGYGFPIGGVAAFDAEEGVISPGGVGYDINCGVRLMRSSLNAKEIKEELSQIIDNLFVNIPSGVGSHRKDLKLSRDEIRKVLHKGARWAVEKGYGDAGDLRRMEDNGELSHADPDSVSERAYERGKDQLGTVGSGNHFVEVGRISEIYDEKTAQAFGLFIDQITIMIHSGSRGLGYQVCDDYIREMIRASEKYGISLPDRQLCAAPFTSDEGRRYFGAMAAAANYAFANRQMITHWVRETFEKSLRTSASHLGLSLVYDVCHNIAKLEKHRVKGKDVALCVHRKGATRAFGSGSRGLPDEYRHVGQPVLIPGDMGRASYVLCGTEAAMDETFGSTCHGAGRVMSRGQAIRAAKGRALHKEMEDKGIYVKAASKTTLAEEMPEAYKDVSRVVRVVHDAGISRLVAKIIPLGCIKG
- a CDS encoding archease gives rise to the protein MKNYRIIDHEADVGFEVYGSTEEEVFSESAHALFSLIADMNPVRPIEEKRRPIAGYGEPLVIFLNDLLYLWDTEQFLPKEIAIEKKKGELTAILKGERFDETRHTAIGAVKAVTYHRFFLGRNKGRFKATFIVDL